The following is a genomic window from Anopheles aquasalis chromosome 3, idAnoAquaMG_Q_19, whole genome shotgun sequence.
CTGCCTACGAGCGAACGATTAACTGCCAATGTAAGTAGCTCAAGGAGTAGCGCGCCCAAATCGAAAGCTCAGCAACACAAGTTCAATTCCCGAAATTATATCCTTTGAatcacaataaaaaaatgatcGAATATCATTTGGCCCTTATCCAGAAAGGGTGTGAGAAGCGCTTAATATGATGCGGATCATCTCGTCGTCGCCTACTGCGACCATGTGCCCCATATCGAGAAAGTGGCGGCTTAATGAGAGGAGCGCAAAGCATCTAAAAGAAGTTGTCCCAACATATAACGACACCTTCTCAACGCCTACTGCTGCTTTTGCCTgataaaaccaaccaaactgCAGTAGCTCCAGAAGAAGGCGGCAGGAGGTTTGACACTTTGCTTCCTCTCTACGGCTGCCGTGGGTCCCATGTTTACGGTCACGAAAGAACCCCAGAAGCCGCCAAAcgactgctcctgctgctgctgctgctgctccactaTGATGTGTCCGCCGTTCGTTCAACACCTACACAACACGcgcaccctctctcgaggTGCGTGTTTTGGACTTTCGTGTtaatccttccttccggtgctTCTAGTGCCTCCCGAtatgttgttgatgttgtccaTGTTTGTCGCTATTTCTACGCAcacgctgctactactgcggAGACGAGAGGAGGACACATCTCATCGCCGCGGTCGTCCGTACGGCACCcaagccccccaaaaagcgcgCTGCTGTTTCGCGCTCCGTTTAGAAAGTGACGTTTGGTTTGGATCGGTCGGATCGGAATGtatcgatttcttttcttcttcgtccaaACACCGCCCGTTCCTATCAGCCCTCGACCGTTCGACCTGTTCGACTTCGATTCCTTCCATCCCcgtgtcgcgtcgcgtcgcgtcctCCACACATCCCCGGTCAACGTGACTGACCAGGGAGCCGTAACACGTATGGGACGGCCCGAAGGACCGATTCTCTTTCCCGCCGTACGTCGGGACCGCGTGGGCATTCTCTTTCTCCGCGGCCTTTTGCCTTTCTTCCATTCGCCCCGGCTTCTTTGGCTGCTTTCGTACTGCTGCTTTACGATTATCCCCAGAGCGGGGGGGAAGCTTAAGTCGGGCCTCTCGGCGGTTGCCCTTACGGGCcaaagaaatcgaaaacggAAAGTAAACGCCTAAGGTAACGGGCGCGAGTCGCGCGAGAATCAACACCGCGAGCTAAAACGGGAAGAAATGGCCAATGGTGGACACGATAGTGCGGACGTGCGCATGCAAGGGTGCTATCGGACGCAAATGGAATCGATAAAAGCaacaaagcacacaaaaaaaaaagactaaaAGCCATAGGCAATGGCAGCGCTTGTCAGCGACTATCCGATCGGAATATCTAAACACCCTCGAGTCGTCGAGCATTAACCCTAACCGATCGATGATCTTCAATCGCACAATGATGAACATCCCCAGGGGTGGCTGAAGGAACATGTTTTACATGAGTtccaccacagagagagagatggccaCGGGACCGGACAGTTTTGCGGCATGATTTGGCGCACAATAGATCCGCGCGCGCTCACTTCCTGTCGAATGTATATCGAAAACATCAACATGGAATCCGGGAAAAAATTGGGCACTTCTTGAATCAATCACCGAGGGTCTGCCATGCGACCTTGCTTCAGGTACCTGTCCCAGGGCCTGTTTCGGGACCGTTCGTGAGGAATCCCAAAAGCAGAGTTACACATCCTCTTTCGAACGGGAGCAATTATGTTTTACGATCGCATCCCTTCGAATGGCCGAAGAGGTGGTCGAATGCTTTGGAAATCCCTCGTACCATCCTCGGTGACAAGCAACGATCTTCTCGTCTCTGcctattcttcttcactgccGTTGGCTAATTGATTATTTCTGTATCAGTATTTTATGTTCTTCTTGCACCGGTGGACACCACCGATCGAAGAAAGTATCGTATCCCGAACCGCTCGGCAGGAACGCCGAAGAAATGCGATCGACACAGGCACgcaacggcagcggcggcgagGTGGTACCGTCTTCATCCGTCGAAACACGCAACACGTTAAACCGCTGCGGGACCAGATAATGGTTTATTTGACTTGCTGCCACACTCGCCTGTTTCCCTGGGTGTGGCTGAGGAGCTTTTGGGACTCCCCCGGGGACTGCCCTGCTGGAGTTGGATTAATCTTTAACTGGttttctggctggctgacgggGTGGCGAGCTGGTAAGCTGAAGAGTTTGGttgaatttcgttttccaatGCAACTCCCGCTAAGCTCCACTCCAGTTTTCAATTCCGTTCCCGAAAAGATGGTCCAACACACGGCGAGACACGCACGGGCACACGGgaaggtttgttgttttttttttcttgttgataataaaattaaaataaccCAATTAGTCTCCATCTTGCGCGACGCTTTCGGTTGTGGTCTGTGGGAACACCGGATCACATCCACGTTAGCCTTCCACAGAGCATCGTGCATCCGTTGAGATATCGATACGATGATCGTCAACTCTAAGGAAGATCGTTTCGAGGATTTAATCTACTATTTATGGGACTTTGTGGGGTAgttttggttcgtttttcgGGTAGAAAAACGATAATCCCCTGGGTAAAAAGTCAATTGTTACGACGACGATAGGACTGAAAGTGATGATCATAAACCGTTCAGCGATTCACTTTTCAATTCTCGCATTCCAAAAGTCTTTTCAGTGATCCTTGCGAATGATTAAAGTCCTTTTAAATGTcaaaatacacaaacacatgaacAAGCAGCCAATCTTATCGTTGCACCGGCTACCATAACATCGATCCTCGCTCCAGTGCGGTGCATCGATCACTTCCCTCAACCATTCTTAACACTACACATGCACATTTACCGTTGGTTTCAATCAAAGATGCACTTTCTGCCGCGAGATGACCCTTGCATGCCGAAAAGGATATGCAGACGGTCCACCGACACCACGCACGAACAACGAGAAACGTTGCAAAACGCGGACACGATGGCAACCTGTTGATgcctctgctggtgctgctggtgctgctgctgcgtgtgttgCCTGTCACTaaactgtctgtctgtctcgctgctgctggccactgatgctgctgctgtctttgATCCTTTCACCTGCGCGATCACCTGCAAACTCCGCGTAGctccacgatcgcgatcgccgtcAGGTTTAGGAAGGGTGCCAGCGGTCATGCtctagctcgctcgctcgccaccgcACGATCACGCGTTCCGTTTCCTTCACTCGCATTTCACTTCGGAACGAATCGGGCACGAAGAAggcgaaaacgacgacgacgacgacgacgatcatgtGGCGATCGTGGTGGAAATACCGATGCCCAAGGTGGTGGCTGGAGAGCCGGGGAGTGTAAATGGAGGTAGAAAACGCACGTGTCTACCTTGGTGTTGGTGTCGGGAGAAGTGTGAATGAAAGGCAGATACTTTAACATTACGGGCATTGAGCGATTGGGAAGATGTTTCGGACGATCTTTGGTGCAGTACAATGAGCGCTTACCTTTACAGTGTTTTCCGAAAAGTTATACTTCTCTCGGTTGTCTTGCTACTTTGGAACCTAGCCCTCTAGATTGTTGTCCAAGCGATGTCCCATCCTGTAATAATTATTaaaggaaaaataattaattaattattgtttttttttaattttgtgcATGACCTCCATTGCCATTGCATAGAAGTCATAAGAAGGAGATTCATACAATACCTTTTATGCTAGTCGCATGCAGCTTTTATGCAACGGAACGAAGCATACAACATCCGGGAAGAAAGCATGATTTCGAACCCAACGGCTCAAAGGGTAGCGATTTTTCTCAGCAATCGGATTTTTCTAAGCAGATCGCCAGAATCCATTTCGttcaagtaaaaaaaaaggagaagcaacCCGAGCCGGCCGTTTCATTTCACTGTTGATGTATTCGAGAAAATCGACTCTAATTAAAGATTCCACACTAATAAAAATACgggaaaaaatacatttcacaCACTTTCACCACTCTCTTCTACCTTCCCCTATACCGTCTTATCACTGCTGGGATTGGCATTAGATTCAATTCTGTTCGGTTTCTTACCTGCAAACCTCACTGCACTATACGCCACGCACTACACACTATGGTCCTACTCgacctcgatcgatcaaaatATGCTACTTGCGCAATTTGATTGGTATTTGCTGCCCCATTCCTCTCGCACTTCCTTCATTTTGATTTAGCTTAATGCATCGCTTACCTACAGGCTCTGTTGCTGGCCACCGTTTAAAGCTTCGCTACTTAAGATAGATAGGGCAAAAAGGAACTAACGTTTCCTCGTATTGAATGAGgaacggaggaagagaaagggaaCAAACGTGAACAACGCAGTGTAAATATAACTTTTAATCTATACTCTCGGCTTCGCACGCTGGGAAGAAGATAAATGCGCAGGATACCACTGGAACCGATGATGCGGATGGAAGGAAGCTACATAAATCCCACGCCGGCCACGCTGAGGGGCTGAGTTGAGTTGCGAGTTGTATAACAACAGTTTCCTCCTATagaattgtttttcttcaatttcctACGGCAAGGAAGATAAAATAGTAAATAGATTGTGCCATGCGGCGCTTCTCCTAATTGGTTGtcgtttccatttgtttgtctCTAGATGCTTAAATGTTTAACTTTTAAACCCTGCCAGCCTTGTTCCCGGTTGTGTTCGGgagttgtgtgtgtttgagggATTGCTTTACGGTACACTACGGTGAAGTTTTGTTGCATGTTACAGCGTGCGTTACTAAATTGGTGCTAATttccccttctccccccccccccccccccctcccagtTACTATCACGTTCTAGTGGTTGcggctgctactgcagctCGAGCACCTTCTTTGCTTGCTCCATGCCGGAAAGATATGCTCCGTGCACGGTGGAGAAGTACTTGGCGTGGCACGCTTCACCGGCAAAGTGAATCGTGGCACTGCTACGTACGCCAGTCTGATTGCCAGTGGTTCCAGCTACGCTGGCCGTTTTCGGTTTGCTACTCCCTGTGCTGGAGGTAGACACCGTAGATGGTTTTGTCGACGAtgtcgtcgcagtcgtcgttgccgtcgtcgtcgccgtcgtcgtcttggcaACACCTTGGGTACTGCTTACTGTAGCAGTCGTAGTCGTGGTAGTCGCCGTCGTAGTCGCAGCCTTCTTACTGGTTGCAGTGATCGTGGACGtagttttgctgctgttgctactgccagtgctgctgctagcgctTGTTACACTACCGGAAGTGGTTGCCTGGCTCACGGCGACCGGAGCTACCGTGGGTTCCTTTTTACGCGACTCTTCACCCAGCTTATCATACTGATTGCATATGAGCGTCTCCGTAATATTCGCCATAAAGTTCTTCTCGTGGTCACAGTTAACGGAAGTGTAGCTATACGAGCCACGGATGTATCGATTTGAATTCCATCGTGTGCTGTAATGAGACAAAAGAATCACTGTCTTTAAATCAGGCTTCTAGACGCAATCACTACTCTCCCTCACTCACCAGTAGTAATTGACAGGTTTAGGTACTTTTTTCTTGGTAAACTTCtccaaaatgaaaacacaatcGCTCACGATCTGCTCATCGTTCAGTGCTTCCATCTCGAGCGCACCGTAGCTACCGATCCAGCCGAGCAGCGTGTTCGGTGGCCCGGGGCTGAGCACATCGAACCCCGATATGAAGCGCGTCCAGTGTGAATCCTTGCGTAGCTCATCCCGCCACACCAGCTGAATGCCTTCCGCTTTACCCCACCAGGCTTCCTCGAACTGTAGGAAGATTTTATCGATCGTACCGTACCCAATGCTGCGGATCGATCGGCTAAAGCTTTCCGGCAAGTTCGGCTGAAACAATTGATCCATCGTGTCCTTCAGTACACCCAGCGAAAACGTGACGATCAAATGTTGACAGCAGTACACGGTCCCGTCGGTACACTTCACCAGCACCTTGCCCCGGCCATCTAACCAACGGATCTCACAGATCGCCTTATTGTACACGATCTTCTCCAGCCCGATCTCCTCGACCAGACAGTTGACGAGCGCCTGAAAGCCGTACCGCATGTTAATGTGCGCCTGGCAGCTTTCGCCATTGAACGAATAGCTGCCCCACAGTTTGGCCGAAATGTCCGACACGTGCAGGCAGGAATTGTCGATGATCTGAAACCGACAGTGCCAATCGAGCAGCTGCTGGGCCAGCACCTTCTGCTCCGCGGTAAAATCCTTCTCGATGCGCTTCCGGAACTGCTCCTTCAGAAACACCTCCAACGAGGCCGGATAGGTGGTGGAgacattcttttccttttctttctctttcgaaCTTCCCTTCAAATTCTCTTTGGAACCTCCTTCCGTTGCCGGTCGCTGGGCAAACTCTTCGCACTGCTCCAGTATCTGGCCGACAATGAAATCGACCCGTTTCGCCAGATGATCATCTATCCGGAAACCATCGTCCCGCAGGAACTCACCCAGGCCTTCCTCCGATGTTTCCTCCCGGAGCAGCCCATTCCGTTTGGCGACCTCGTGCAGCTCGTTCTGCCGGCCGTGCAACCACTGGGCACCAGCTTCCACGAACTGGTTCGCTCCCTTGGGTCCGCTGCCCGTGTGATGTTTCCGGAGTGTTTTCGTACTGATGCGCCCACCGGGCATGGATTGTGCTTCGAGGATGGCGAAACTTTTGCCCGAATTACGCAGCTGCTTAGCGGCACCCAGGCCAGCGATCCCGGCGCCCAAGATGAGCACATCGACGTACGCCTTCGGACCATGGTTGAAGGGTGGTATAAGTCtgggaaaaaagaagcataacAGTAGGAACTAGCGTAACGATCACACAAATACAAACAAATGTGGGAAACGGTGGTTGATTTATCCCAGAAAATAGTGAAACATTTATTGCACCGGTGATTGGTAcgatttaaatataaaaaacgaaactaatacaacaaaaacacgaatGTTAGAGCATTTAAACTATGCACGCTTCAGTCCTTCTTAAGGAGCACTATCACGACTTTAAAGATGTGCTTTcctaaaaaaaggaaataggaaaagaagaaaaaaaggagaaaagaacAGAGTAAAACATGAAGCAAACGAACAAATCATATTCAACGGTTTAATCGGGAAActttaatttcaaaatttaaaatcaaccaaaaaaacaccataGGATTtgaaagaaatgcaaacagtaaaaagaaaatgaatataaataaGGTACCAACGATATAAAAAAGTACACAGAACCTTAAGAGTGGAAAAAACTAAatataacaataaaaaagctcgctattcaatttattgtaacaacaaaagaaattaaaaccTTTATAAAACAAtaagtttgaagaaaaaagtataaaaacgaatttgcatttctttcattGCGTCCAAATGCGTGTAAATCATTTCAATAGCCAATagacaaaaaaaccaaagaaaagccaaaacaaaaaaccaaccaatccTACCGTCGTACTTACCTATCGTacaaatcgatcaatcgattcgcCTCACGCCATCCCGTCTCAACGGCACCGTGTACCGTGGAGTAATAGTGATCATGCGTCGCTTCACCAGCAAACTGCACCACCGGCATCCCGCACGAGTTGGTCAGCGGAATGGCAAGATGCGAGGCGGACGTATTCAACAGATCCGTCGTCAGCGACCGGAACGTATACGAACCGCGGAAGTTCACATTCGAGTACCAGGTCGTACGATGGAACCGTACCGGTTCCGGAATGGTGCAGTTCTTCATAAACTTCCGCAGCAAAAACAGACACGCATTGCGTACCTCCTCATCACTGGCACGCTCCATCCGGCGAGCGTTCTTGCCCGAAATCCAACCGCACAGCACGTTCGGTTGATAGTCGACGATGTAAAACCCAAACACATCCTCCATCCAGCTATCGCGATGCTTCCGGATCTCCTCCAAGTCCGCCGCATCCCAAATCAGGCTCAGTCCCTGCCAGCCCGGACTCCAGAAGGGTTTCTCAAACTCCAAAAACAGCTTATTGACCGTTCCAATCGAAAGACCCTGGATAGCGTTCCGCTTGATCGGTGGTAGATCGGGCGTAAAGAGCGTCTGATAGCGTTCCTTCAGCACACCCAGCGACACAGTACAGATCACGTGATCCGCATCGTACACACTATTGTCCGTGCACCGTATGCTGACGAGACTGTCCGGACCGGCGGTCCAGTTAatgttggccaccgttttgttgAAGTGCGTATACTCCTCCAGATTGATCGCTTCCGAGGCGATCGGTAGCGGATGACGTTTctaaaacggaaaaagatgAGAAATTCAGTTCCAAAACTCCCATGTGCTGGGGAATCCCGGTCACCCTGGTTACCATCAGTATCTCGAGCACCGTCCGATAGCCCTTGTCTCGCCAGTTCAGCAACAGATCACCATCACACTCCCAGTAGTGGAGATAGCCGGGCCCGGACGTATCGAACCAGCTGTCCGATGCTTCGATAGAGTTTTCGAATTTATGGAAAAACTCCAGCACCTGATAGGCGGTCGCATTGTTGACGTCCGCGTACTCGGGCGTCTCGAGAAGGGACCGAAATTTTCCCACCAGAAACGATCCCAGTGAGCCACGGTAGGCTGTTAGCTCGTGCTTGTGCGTTTCCAGGATGGACCAAATCAGGCCGAGTAGCTTCTCGCTCTGTTCCGTCGGTATCTGTTCACCGTTGGAACGTGTCAGGACGAATCGCTCGTACCGGGCACTGTTCGAATCGAACACGTTATACTTGGAACCGAGCTCGTAGCACACATTACCCTTCTCTCCGTGGCACCTTTTGTGTGCCATGTGTGTGCCATGTATTGTGTGCCATCCATCCAAGCGTCCATGCCCGGCAGCGTGGGAAATGggaaagtaaataaattataCTCGGAGTTAATCGATTATTTAGCGACCTTCCTCCCGTCTCGCGGGTGGGCGAAGCAGGTTGGCAAAAGCGAACGCGACAAAATTAACAAACGTGGAGCAGGGCAACCCACGGAGTGGGAGGTGGGAGGGATaaaatccttttcttttcatccgCACTCTCTCCGCCGGGGGACCACTTACCATTGTGCGCCCAGGTCAACGACGTTGGCACCGAATGGGACGGTATGGATCCGGCCGCCGATGCGATTTTCTGCCTCGAGCAGCTTCACGTTCTTGTAGCCGCGCTCGATGAGCCGGGTTGCGGCTGCCACACCGGCCGCACCCGCCCCAATGATTACGATCCTTGGATTCATCGTAccgccttctgctgctgctgctgctgtcctctagctgctgctccccGATCCCCGGTCTCCAGCTTCCGCCACTTCCACTTCGTCGTAGCAGGCCAGGATGTGTGTTCTCGAACGTTCAACGGtgactttgttttcttcgccCTCGTTGGCGCTCAAGGATGCTTCTTAGTAGGCGACGGATGTATGTATCCACCGACCTCCCATCcagcgtggggggggggggggggggggggtcctcTTACCGGATAGATCGATACACGACACACACCAAAACCGAGCTCCTTGACGAGGCCAGTGGGAGGATTGGAGTATGGAAGGGCTGCTAAGAGGGGGTGATTATTTTGTTGCCCttcgctttcgttccgttccgatgcaAATTTGCGCGGAGATGTGTAGGTGCCCGGAGGTGCGGTGTGCCCTATTGTTATGGAGAACTCCCCTCTTTCCGTTCTCCGATGCAATGGTG
Proteins encoded in this region:
- the LOC126576003 gene encoding uncharacterized protein LOC126576003 yields the protein MNPRIVIIGAGAAGVAAATRLIERGYKNVKLLEAENRIGGRIHTVPFGANVVDLGAQWCHGEKGNVCYELGSKYNVFDSNSARYERFVLTRSNGEQIPTEQSEKLLGLIWSILETHKHELTAYRGSLGSFLVGKFRSLLETPEYADVNNATAYQVLEFFHKFENSIEASDSWFDTSGPGYLHYWECDGDLLLNWRDKGYRTVLEILMKRHPLPIASEAINLEEYTHFNKTVANINWTAGPDSLVSIRCTDNSVYDADHVICTVSLGVLKERYQTLFTPDLPPIKRNAIQGLSIGTVNKLFLEFEKPFWSPGWQGLSLIWDAADLEEIRKHRDSWMEDVFGFYIVDYQPNVLCGWISGKNARRMERASDEEVRNACLFLLRKFMKNCTIPEPVRFHRTTWYSNVNFRGSYTFRSLTTDLLNTSASHLAIPLTNSCGMPVVQFAGEATHDHYYSTVHGAVETGWREANRLIDLYDRLIPPFNHGPKAYVDVLILGAGIAGLGAAKQLRNSGKSFAILEAQSMPGGRISTKTLRKHHTGSGPKGANQFVEAGAQWLHGRQNELHEVAKRNGLLREETSEEGLGEFLRDDGFRIDDHLAKRVDFIVGQILEQCEEFAQRPATEGGSKENLKGSSKEKEKEKNVSTTYPASLEVFLKEQFRKRIEKDFTAEQKVLAQQLLDWHCRFQIIDNSCLHVSDISAKLWGSYSFNGESCQAHINMRYGFQALVNCLVEEIGLEKIVYNKAICEIRWLDGRGKVLVKCTDGTVYCCQHLIVTFSLGVLKDTMDQLFQPNLPESFSRSIRSIGYGTIDKIFLQFEEAWWGKAEGIQLVWRDELRKDSHWTRFISGFDVLSPGPPNTLLGWIGSYGALEMEALNDEQIVSDCVFILEKFTKKKVPKPVNYYCTRWNSNRYIRGSYSYTSVNCDHEKNFMANITETLICNQYDKLGEESRKKEPTVAPVAVSQATTSGSVTSASSSTGSSNSSKTTSTITATSKKAATTTATTTTTTATVSSTQGVAKTTTATTTATTTATTSSTKPSTVSTSSTGSSKPKTASVAGTTGNQTGVRSSATIHFAGEACHAKYFSTVHGAYLSGMEQAKKVLELQ